Proteins found in one Cyprinus carpio isolate SPL01 chromosome B10, ASM1834038v1, whole genome shotgun sequence genomic segment:
- the LOC109058991 gene encoding protein strawberry notch homolog 1-like isoform X2: MDPGQDLLLAALSESGICPNDLFDVDPQDTLPLPASQQSVSLNALDIGLSNEASGIVRIDPTVPPAPTVTIREKPQPSTTTFVLNQLNQLPSLGTIVVTKPSAGTTSRQTITVTKVVHTSSTAQRSSSSSPTVCTVVPPNNEQIRLKDLLRTSNLKTSSLGELMKLKPPPDIAQPVATATATGTTELNNGLKKEVSSKDVARIWVNDDMKVRSFSPVNKLPGMKEEEEPEEEEEEELGHAETYAEYMPMKLRIGLRHPDPVVETSSLSSVNPPDVWYRLSIPEETIDRGWLSALQLEAVTYAAQQHETFLPNGDRAAYLIGDGAGVGKGRTIAGIIYENYLLGRKRSLWFSVSNDLKYDAERDLRDIGAKNIQVHSLNKIKYGKISSKHNGSVKKGVIFATYSSLIGESQTGGKYKTRFKQLLHWCGDDFDGVIIFDECHKAKNVCPIGSSKPTKTGLAVLELQNKLPKARVVYASATGASEPRNMAYMNRLGIWGEGTPFKEFTNFIQAVERRGVGAMEIVAMDMKLRGMYIARQLSFTGVTFKIEEVPLTQVYIKMYNKAVRLWVSAREKFQQAANLMDAEQRMKKSMWGQFWSAHQRFFKYLCIASKVRRVVQLAREEVKNGKCVVIGLQSTGEARTLEALEEGGGELNDFVSTAKGVLQSLVEKHFPAPDRQKLFSLLGIDLSVKETPSPKETSAEQKGKKRKGPETKKQVKKARKSGGLSGTSSDESNSDDSDKDAESDDSFKSVSSGEEDEDDFNPFKDDSSEDEEDDPWLIRKDTKKSKDKRNKKKKKSIDPDSIQSALLASGLGTTRPTFTTPTIKPSNNTVAVAKSEPEESSCVTSQDAVEDAQRMKRDLLEKLEQLAEDLPPNTLDELIDELGGPDNVAEMTGRKGRVVSNDDGSISYESRSELDVPVEILNLTEKQRFMDGDKNIAIISEAASSGISLQADRRVKNQRRRVHMTLELPWSADRAIQQFGRTHRSNQVTAPEYVFLISELAGEQRFASIVAKRLESLGALTHGDRRATETRDLSRFNFDNKYGRNALEIVMKSIVSLDSPLVSPPADFDGDFFKEIRNGLIGVGLINVEDRSGVLSLDKDYNNIGKFLNRILGMEVHQQNALFQYFSDTLSAVIQNAKKSGRYDMGILDLGSGDEKVKKVDVKKFLTPGYSTSGHVELYTVSVERGMSWEDATHVWADQNGPDDGFYVQVRNNKKIAILIKEVNPRKRLFMVYRPNIGKQVKLETYVDIKKRSKKVLSDDAKQHWIDQYNSSANVCSHAYWRGNCKKVSVGLQCEIGLRCRTYYVLCGSVLSVWTKVEGVLSSVSGTNVKMQIVRLRTEDGQRIVGLIIPANCVSPLINILSSSDQSQQLAVQQQQMWQQLHPQSISHTVNT; encoded by the exons ATGGATCCTGGACAAGATTTGCTTCTGGCTGCTCTTAGTGAAAGTGGAATCTGCCCTAATGATCTGTTTGATGTTGATCCTCAGGACACACTTCCACTCCCTGCTTCACAACAG tcAGTCTCATTAAATGCACTTGACATCGGTCTCAGTAATGAAGCTTCTGGAATTGTCAGGATTGATCCTACAGTACCACCTGCTCCTACAGTCACAATCAGG GAGAAGCCTCAGCCCTCTACAACCACCTTCGTTTTAAATCAACTGAATCAGTTGCCATCACTGGGTACAATTGTAGTCACCAAACCATCAGCCGGGACCACATCCAGGCAGACCATCACAGTTACTAAGGTCGTACACACAAGTTCGACAGCACAACGGAGCTCTTCGTCCTCTCCCACCGTTTGCACTGTGGTCCCACCGAATAATGAGCAGATCAGGTTGAAGGACCTTCTCAGAACCAGCAACCTGAAGACAAGCAGCCTTGGAGAGCTTATGAAGTTGAAGCCCCCACCTGACATAGCGCAACCTGTTGCTACGGCAACAGCCACAGGCACAA CGGAATTAAACAATGGCTTGAAAAAGGAAGTGTCCAGCAAAGATGTAGCAAGAATCTGGGTCAACGATGACATGAAAGTGCGGAGCTTCTCACCtgtaaat aAATTGCCAGGAATGAAGGAGGAAGAGGAAccggaggaagaggaagaggaggaactgGGTCATGCAGAGACGTATGCCGAATACATGCCAATGAAAC TGAGAATTGGACTGCGGCACCCTGATCCTGTGGTGGAGACCAGCTCTCTGTCCAGTGTCAACCCACCAGATGTGTGGTACCGACTTTCCATTCCAGAGGAGACCATCGATAGAGGCTGGTTATCTGCCCTACAGCTTGAGGCAGTCACGTATGCTGCTCAG CAACATGAGACATTCCTACCAAATGGAGACAGAGCAGCCTACTTGATTGGAGATGGAGCTGGCGTTGGAAAGGGTAGAACCATTGCTGGaatcatatatgaaaattatctTCTTGGCAGGAAAAGGTCCCTCTG GTTTAGTGTCTCAAATGACTTGAAATACGATGCAGAGAGGGACTTGAGAGACATCGGAGCAAAGAACATTCAGGTCCATTCACTAAACAAG ATTAAATATGGAAAGATCTCATCGAAACACAATGGGAGTGTGAAAAAAGGTGTGATCTTTGCCACATACTCATCCTTGATTGGAGAGAGCCAGACTGGGGGAAAGTACAAGACGAGATTCAAACAGTTACTACACTGGTGTGGAGACGACTTTGATGGTGTT ATCATATTTGATGAGTGTCACAAAGCCAAAAATGTTTGCCCTATTGGGTCATCCAAGCCCACAAAGACTGGGCTAGCGGTTTTAGAGCTGCAGAATAAGCTGCCAAAAGCCCGGGTTGTGTACGCAAGTGCTACAG GAGCGTCCGAACCACGCAATATGGCCTACATGAATCGCCTTGGGATCTGGGGGGAAGGAACTCCATTTAAGGAATTTACAAATTTTATCCAAGCTGTTGAAAGAAG AGGTGTTGGTGCCATGGAGATTGTTGCCATGGATATGAAGCTGAGAGGCATGTACATCGCTCGACAGCTGAGCTTCACAGGCGTGACGTTTAAAATCGAAGAAGTTCCCTTAACTCAGGTGTACATCAAGATGTACAACAAAGCAGTTCGCTTG TGGGTCAGTGCAAGAGAGAAGTTCCAGCAAGCTGCCAACCTGATGGATGCTGAACAACGGATGAAAAAGTCCATGTGGGGTCAGTTCTGGTCCGCCCACCAGAGGTTTTTCAAGTATCTGTGCATTGCATCCAAGGTTCGCAGAGTGGTGCAGCTGGCCAGAGAGGAGGTTAAAAATGGAAAG TGTGTGGTGATTGGTCTTCAATCAACTGGAGAGGCTCGAACCCTTGAGGCCTTGGAGGAGGGAGGAGGCGAGCTCAATGACTTTGTCTCCACTGCAAA GGGTGTACTGCAGTCCCTGGTAGAGAAGCATTTTCCTGCACCAGACAGACAAAAACTCTTCAGTCTTTTAGGCATCGACCTAAGTGTGAAGGAAACGCCTTCACCTAAAGAGACATCCGCTGAGCAGAAAGGCAAAAAGCGAAAAG GTCCAGAAACAAAGAAGCAAGTGAAGAAGGCTCGTAAATCTGGGGGTCTGTCTGGTACCAGCTCAGACGAGAGCAACTCCGATGATTCAGACAAAGATGCGGAAAGCGACGACAGCTTCAAGTCGGTCAGCTCAggggaggaggatgaagatgacTTCAACCCTTTTAAGGATGATTCCAGTGAGGATGAGGAAGATG ATCCGTGGCTCATCAGAAAAGACACTAAAAAGAGCAAAGACAAGaggaacaagaagaagaaaaagagcatTGATCCAGACTCCATTCAAAGTGCCTTGTTAGCCTCCGGGCTTGGAACAACCAGACCCACTTTTACAACCCCCACCATCAAACCCTCAAACAACACGGTTGCTGTAG CCAAAAGTGAGCCAGAGGAGAGCAGCTGTGTAACCAGTCAGGATGCTGTTGAAGATGCCCAGCGGATGAAGAGGGACCTGCTGGAGAAActggagcagctggcagaggatctGCCGCCTAACACGCTCGATGAACTCATCGATGAGCTGGGAGGCCCTGATAATGTTGCAGAG ATGACTGGCCGCAAAGGCAGGGTAGTCAGCAATGATGATGGCAGCATTTCCTACGAGTCTCGATCAGAACTTGACGTTCCAGTTGAAATCTTAAACCTCACGGAGAAGCAGAGGTTCATGGATGGTGATAAG AACATCGCAATTATCTCAGAGGCTGCCAGCTCTGGTATTTCACTTCAAGCCGACCGCAGAGTTAAGAACCAGAGGAGGAGGGTACACATGACATTAGAGCTGCCCTGGAGTGCTGACAGAGCTATTCAGCAGTTTG GTCGAACACACCGATCCAACCAGGTCACAGCACCCGAGTATGTGTTCCTCATCTCTGAACTTGCTGGGGAGCAGCGATTCGCCTCGATTGTTGCCAAACGTCTAGAAAGCCTG GGGGCGTTAACGCATGGAGACAGAAGGGCCACAGAGACGAGGGATCTCAGCCGATTTAACTTTGACAACAAA TATGGCAGAAACGCTCTGGAAATAGTTATGAAGTCTATTGTCAGTCTGGACTCTCCTTTAGTGTCTCCACCTGCTGACTTTGATGGGGATTTCTTTAAAG aaatccgCAATGGTTTAATTGGAGTGGGGCTGATAAATGTGGAGGATAGATCTGGTGTTCTCTCACTGGACAAAG actACAACAACATCGGGAAGTTCTTGAACAGGATTCTTGGTATGGAGGTCCATCAGCAAAATGCTCTCTTTCAGTATTTCTCCGACACTTTGAGCGCTGTCATTCAGAATGCTAAAAAGAGTGGAAGATACGATATGGGGATTTTA GATTTGGGCTCTGGAGATGAGAAAGTAAAGAAAGTTGATGTAAAGAAATTCTTGACACCAGGATATTCCACCTCAGGGCACGTGGAGCtctataca GTGAGCGTGGAGCGGGGAATGTCATGGGAGGATGCCACCCATGTCTGGGCCGACCAGAACGGTCCGGATGATGGCTTTTATGTACAG GTGCGGAATAACAAGAAAATTGCCATCCTGATAAAGGAGGTCAATCCCAGAAAGAGACTCTTTATGGTGTACAGACCAAATATAGGAAAACAAGTTAAACTGGAGACTTATGTGGACATCAAAAAGAGAAGTAAAAAG GTCCTCTCTGATGATGCCAAGCAGCACTGGATTGATCAGTACAACTCCTCAGCTAACGTCTGCTCGCACGCGTACTG GCGAGGGAACTGTAAGAAAGTGTCGGTGGGGCTACAGTGTGAGATCGGGCTGCGGTGCAGGACATACTATGTCCTCTGTGGCTCTGTCCTCAGTGTGTGGACCAAAGTGGAGGGCGTGCTGTCCTCAGTCAGTGGAACCAATGTGAAGATGCAGATTGTACGTTTGAGAACAGAGGACGGGCAGAGAATTGTGG gtcTGATCATTCCCGCCAACTGCGTGTCGCCGCTGATCAACATCCTGTCATCATCGGATCAGTCTCAGCAGCTGGCCGTGCAGCAGCAGCAAATGTGGCAGCAACTCCATCCGCAGAGCATCAGCCACACCGTCAACACATAG
- the LOC109058991 gene encoding protein strawberry notch homolog 1-like isoform X1, whose translation MDPGQDLLLAALSESGICPNDLFDVDPQDTLPLPASQQSVSLNALDIGLSNEASGIVRIDPTVPPAPTVTIREKPQPSTTTFVLNQLNQLPSLGTIVVTKPSAGTTSRQTITVTKVVHTSSTAQRSSSSSPTVCTVVPPNNEQIRLKDLLRTSNLKTSSLGELMKLKPPPDIAQPVATATATGTKVILISTKMMNRSAELNNGLKKEVSSKDVARIWVNDDMKVRSFSPVNKLPGMKEEEEPEEEEEEELGHAETYAEYMPMKLRIGLRHPDPVVETSSLSSVNPPDVWYRLSIPEETIDRGWLSALQLEAVTYAAQQHETFLPNGDRAAYLIGDGAGVGKGRTIAGIIYENYLLGRKRSLWFSVSNDLKYDAERDLRDIGAKNIQVHSLNKIKYGKISSKHNGSVKKGVIFATYSSLIGESQTGGKYKTRFKQLLHWCGDDFDGVIIFDECHKAKNVCPIGSSKPTKTGLAVLELQNKLPKARVVYASATGASEPRNMAYMNRLGIWGEGTPFKEFTNFIQAVERRGVGAMEIVAMDMKLRGMYIARQLSFTGVTFKIEEVPLTQVYIKMYNKAVRLWVSAREKFQQAANLMDAEQRMKKSMWGQFWSAHQRFFKYLCIASKVRRVVQLAREEVKNGKCVVIGLQSTGEARTLEALEEGGGELNDFVSTAKGVLQSLVEKHFPAPDRQKLFSLLGIDLSVKETPSPKETSAEQKGKKRKGPETKKQVKKARKSGGLSGTSSDESNSDDSDKDAESDDSFKSVSSGEEDEDDFNPFKDDSSEDEEDDPWLIRKDTKKSKDKRNKKKKKSIDPDSIQSALLASGLGTTRPTFTTPTIKPSNNTVAVAKSEPEESSCVTSQDAVEDAQRMKRDLLEKLEQLAEDLPPNTLDELIDELGGPDNVAEMTGRKGRVVSNDDGSISYESRSELDVPVEILNLTEKQRFMDGDKNIAIISEAASSGISLQADRRVKNQRRRVHMTLELPWSADRAIQQFGRTHRSNQVTAPEYVFLISELAGEQRFASIVAKRLESLGALTHGDRRATETRDLSRFNFDNKYGRNALEIVMKSIVSLDSPLVSPPADFDGDFFKEIRNGLIGVGLINVEDRSGVLSLDKDYNNIGKFLNRILGMEVHQQNALFQYFSDTLSAVIQNAKKSGRYDMGILDLGSGDEKVKKVDVKKFLTPGYSTSGHVELYTVSVERGMSWEDATHVWADQNGPDDGFYVQVRNNKKIAILIKEVNPRKRLFMVYRPNIGKQVKLETYVDIKKRSKKVLSDDAKQHWIDQYNSSANVCSHAYWRGNCKKVSVGLQCEIGLRCRTYYVLCGSVLSVWTKVEGVLSSVSGTNVKMQIVRLRTEDGQRIVGLIIPANCVSPLINILSSSDQSQQLAVQQQQMWQQLHPQSISHTVNT comes from the exons ATGGATCCTGGACAAGATTTGCTTCTGGCTGCTCTTAGTGAAAGTGGAATCTGCCCTAATGATCTGTTTGATGTTGATCCTCAGGACACACTTCCACTCCCTGCTTCACAACAG tcAGTCTCATTAAATGCACTTGACATCGGTCTCAGTAATGAAGCTTCTGGAATTGTCAGGATTGATCCTACAGTACCACCTGCTCCTACAGTCACAATCAGG GAGAAGCCTCAGCCCTCTACAACCACCTTCGTTTTAAATCAACTGAATCAGTTGCCATCACTGGGTACAATTGTAGTCACCAAACCATCAGCCGGGACCACATCCAGGCAGACCATCACAGTTACTAAGGTCGTACACACAAGTTCGACAGCACAACGGAGCTCTTCGTCCTCTCCCACCGTTTGCACTGTGGTCCCACCGAATAATGAGCAGATCAGGTTGAAGGACCTTCTCAGAACCAGCAACCTGAAGACAAGCAGCCTTGGAGAGCTTATGAAGTTGAAGCCCCCACCTGACATAGCGCAACCTGTTGCTACGGCAACAGCCACAGGCACAA AAGTTATTCTGATCTCCACTAAGATGATGAACAGATCAG CGGAATTAAACAATGGCTTGAAAAAGGAAGTGTCCAGCAAAGATGTAGCAAGAATCTGGGTCAACGATGACATGAAAGTGCGGAGCTTCTCACCtgtaaat aAATTGCCAGGAATGAAGGAGGAAGAGGAAccggaggaagaggaagaggaggaactgGGTCATGCAGAGACGTATGCCGAATACATGCCAATGAAAC TGAGAATTGGACTGCGGCACCCTGATCCTGTGGTGGAGACCAGCTCTCTGTCCAGTGTCAACCCACCAGATGTGTGGTACCGACTTTCCATTCCAGAGGAGACCATCGATAGAGGCTGGTTATCTGCCCTACAGCTTGAGGCAGTCACGTATGCTGCTCAG CAACATGAGACATTCCTACCAAATGGAGACAGAGCAGCCTACTTGATTGGAGATGGAGCTGGCGTTGGAAAGGGTAGAACCATTGCTGGaatcatatatgaaaattatctTCTTGGCAGGAAAAGGTCCCTCTG GTTTAGTGTCTCAAATGACTTGAAATACGATGCAGAGAGGGACTTGAGAGACATCGGAGCAAAGAACATTCAGGTCCATTCACTAAACAAG ATTAAATATGGAAAGATCTCATCGAAACACAATGGGAGTGTGAAAAAAGGTGTGATCTTTGCCACATACTCATCCTTGATTGGAGAGAGCCAGACTGGGGGAAAGTACAAGACGAGATTCAAACAGTTACTACACTGGTGTGGAGACGACTTTGATGGTGTT ATCATATTTGATGAGTGTCACAAAGCCAAAAATGTTTGCCCTATTGGGTCATCCAAGCCCACAAAGACTGGGCTAGCGGTTTTAGAGCTGCAGAATAAGCTGCCAAAAGCCCGGGTTGTGTACGCAAGTGCTACAG GAGCGTCCGAACCACGCAATATGGCCTACATGAATCGCCTTGGGATCTGGGGGGAAGGAACTCCATTTAAGGAATTTACAAATTTTATCCAAGCTGTTGAAAGAAG AGGTGTTGGTGCCATGGAGATTGTTGCCATGGATATGAAGCTGAGAGGCATGTACATCGCTCGACAGCTGAGCTTCACAGGCGTGACGTTTAAAATCGAAGAAGTTCCCTTAACTCAGGTGTACATCAAGATGTACAACAAAGCAGTTCGCTTG TGGGTCAGTGCAAGAGAGAAGTTCCAGCAAGCTGCCAACCTGATGGATGCTGAACAACGGATGAAAAAGTCCATGTGGGGTCAGTTCTGGTCCGCCCACCAGAGGTTTTTCAAGTATCTGTGCATTGCATCCAAGGTTCGCAGAGTGGTGCAGCTGGCCAGAGAGGAGGTTAAAAATGGAAAG TGTGTGGTGATTGGTCTTCAATCAACTGGAGAGGCTCGAACCCTTGAGGCCTTGGAGGAGGGAGGAGGCGAGCTCAATGACTTTGTCTCCACTGCAAA GGGTGTACTGCAGTCCCTGGTAGAGAAGCATTTTCCTGCACCAGACAGACAAAAACTCTTCAGTCTTTTAGGCATCGACCTAAGTGTGAAGGAAACGCCTTCACCTAAAGAGACATCCGCTGAGCAGAAAGGCAAAAAGCGAAAAG GTCCAGAAACAAAGAAGCAAGTGAAGAAGGCTCGTAAATCTGGGGGTCTGTCTGGTACCAGCTCAGACGAGAGCAACTCCGATGATTCAGACAAAGATGCGGAAAGCGACGACAGCTTCAAGTCGGTCAGCTCAggggaggaggatgaagatgacTTCAACCCTTTTAAGGATGATTCCAGTGAGGATGAGGAAGATG ATCCGTGGCTCATCAGAAAAGACACTAAAAAGAGCAAAGACAAGaggaacaagaagaagaaaaagagcatTGATCCAGACTCCATTCAAAGTGCCTTGTTAGCCTCCGGGCTTGGAACAACCAGACCCACTTTTACAACCCCCACCATCAAACCCTCAAACAACACGGTTGCTGTAG CCAAAAGTGAGCCAGAGGAGAGCAGCTGTGTAACCAGTCAGGATGCTGTTGAAGATGCCCAGCGGATGAAGAGGGACCTGCTGGAGAAActggagcagctggcagaggatctGCCGCCTAACACGCTCGATGAACTCATCGATGAGCTGGGAGGCCCTGATAATGTTGCAGAG ATGACTGGCCGCAAAGGCAGGGTAGTCAGCAATGATGATGGCAGCATTTCCTACGAGTCTCGATCAGAACTTGACGTTCCAGTTGAAATCTTAAACCTCACGGAGAAGCAGAGGTTCATGGATGGTGATAAG AACATCGCAATTATCTCAGAGGCTGCCAGCTCTGGTATTTCACTTCAAGCCGACCGCAGAGTTAAGAACCAGAGGAGGAGGGTACACATGACATTAGAGCTGCCCTGGAGTGCTGACAGAGCTATTCAGCAGTTTG GTCGAACACACCGATCCAACCAGGTCACAGCACCCGAGTATGTGTTCCTCATCTCTGAACTTGCTGGGGAGCAGCGATTCGCCTCGATTGTTGCCAAACGTCTAGAAAGCCTG GGGGCGTTAACGCATGGAGACAGAAGGGCCACAGAGACGAGGGATCTCAGCCGATTTAACTTTGACAACAAA TATGGCAGAAACGCTCTGGAAATAGTTATGAAGTCTATTGTCAGTCTGGACTCTCCTTTAGTGTCTCCACCTGCTGACTTTGATGGGGATTTCTTTAAAG aaatccgCAATGGTTTAATTGGAGTGGGGCTGATAAATGTGGAGGATAGATCTGGTGTTCTCTCACTGGACAAAG actACAACAACATCGGGAAGTTCTTGAACAGGATTCTTGGTATGGAGGTCCATCAGCAAAATGCTCTCTTTCAGTATTTCTCCGACACTTTGAGCGCTGTCATTCAGAATGCTAAAAAGAGTGGAAGATACGATATGGGGATTTTA GATTTGGGCTCTGGAGATGAGAAAGTAAAGAAAGTTGATGTAAAGAAATTCTTGACACCAGGATATTCCACCTCAGGGCACGTGGAGCtctataca GTGAGCGTGGAGCGGGGAATGTCATGGGAGGATGCCACCCATGTCTGGGCCGACCAGAACGGTCCGGATGATGGCTTTTATGTACAG GTGCGGAATAACAAGAAAATTGCCATCCTGATAAAGGAGGTCAATCCCAGAAAGAGACTCTTTATGGTGTACAGACCAAATATAGGAAAACAAGTTAAACTGGAGACTTATGTGGACATCAAAAAGAGAAGTAAAAAG GTCCTCTCTGATGATGCCAAGCAGCACTGGATTGATCAGTACAACTCCTCAGCTAACGTCTGCTCGCACGCGTACTG GCGAGGGAACTGTAAGAAAGTGTCGGTGGGGCTACAGTGTGAGATCGGGCTGCGGTGCAGGACATACTATGTCCTCTGTGGCTCTGTCCTCAGTGTGTGGACCAAAGTGGAGGGCGTGCTGTCCTCAGTCAGTGGAACCAATGTGAAGATGCAGATTGTACGTTTGAGAACAGAGGACGGGCAGAGAATTGTGG gtcTGATCATTCCCGCCAACTGCGTGTCGCCGCTGATCAACATCCTGTCATCATCGGATCAGTCTCAGCAGCTGGCCGTGCAGCAGCAGCAAATGTGGCAGCAACTCCATCCGCAGAGCATCAGCCACACCGTCAACACATAG